One Rhipicephalus microplus isolate Deutch F79 chromosome 4, USDA_Rmic, whole genome shotgun sequence genomic window carries:
- the oaf gene encoding BRICHOS-like domain-containing protein out at first encodes MGPAAAVVLFWACLVRPTPAQLIINVRNAGGDLLRERLLANTSDETITLEFQRADGTHVTQLIDFRAEVQVFRVVVLAEEEQGHREPQVLCFLIRFNRLGFISVDAMSKLRQRNPLAEREPEDDRGRELVQLDLSVDLSRAGLISPHVATLCADAPQATFARQGDMQAWAASPARQASGQDPLLLATAVRPAPGTTEAAAGLRCGALSQTTSGPCGCHLQLCVAWFPCGLKWCRDARRAAFRCGIRSCRKCREFRFPVTDRMQCLWDDSSAS; translated from the exons ATGGGCCCAGCGGCTGCTGTGGTGCTGTTTTGGGCGTGCCTTGTGCGACCGACGCCGGCGCAGCTGATCATCAACGTGCGCAACGCGGGAGGCGACCTGCTCCGCGAGCGGCTGCTAGCCAACACCAGTGACGAGACCATCACACTCGAATTCCAGAGGGCTGATGGCACGCACGTCACGCAGCTCATCGACTTCCGCGCG GAGGTGCAGGTGTTTCGGGTAGTGGTCTTGGCCGAGGAAGAGCAAGGCCACAGGGAACCTCAGGTGCTGTGCTTCCTCATTCGCTTCAATCGCCTCGGCTTCATCTCGGTTGACGCCATGTCTAAGTTGCGGCAG CGGAACCCCTTGGCGGAACGAGAACCCGAGGATGACCGTGGCCGTGAACTGGTGCAATTGGACCTGAGCGTGGACTTGTCCCGTGCGGGTCTCATTTCGCCGCATGTGGCCACGTTGTGTGCCGATGCCCCCCAGGCGACCTTCGCTCGACAAGGGGACATGCAGGCGTGGGCTGCTTCACCTGCACGCCAAG CATCTGGCCAGGATCCACTTTTGCTGGCAACTGCTGTACGTCCAGCACCGGGAACAACAGAAGCAGCGGCGGGTCTGCGCTGTGGTGCCCTGTCTCAAACGACATCGGGCCCATGTGGCTGTCATTTGCAGCTGTGCGTTGCCTGGTTTCCATGTGGTCTCAAGTGGTGCCGCGACGCTCGCCGAGCTGCCTTCCGCTGCGGGATTCGCTCGTGCCGCAAGTGCCGAGAGTTCCGCTTTCCCGTGACCGACCGCATGCAGTGCCTCTGGGACGATTCCTCTGCTTCCTGA
- the LOC142814214 gene encoding uncharacterized protein LOC142814214, with protein MSTTKKKTQRWCFVPGCNTGYYNSSGEKVSLFRAPTCSVLFDKWIRAIPRADKQLDENSAVCEKHFDPRFVVRTFKHRINGEDVYMPRAVPTLTNDAVPTIFPNLPKYLTKALPKERKRRKSVAESAVSSKRISVNHDNVEEGSAIDHDVIVSEQNVMLTEQLHSLSAMLHRPSELWSMQKFEQTNALCYQTAKLDRDLTPPVIHNKIVLFEAEEGAAAQCSIFLNGFLFKKSGCQTVSQAQDLLKYADTLTPCVGIGTMEEFQPLNLESKAKLSQNRVFSLSCDGSSSISLQDGSSGRCTACRKCRNLLKARLLRLKKKKTKRPLARTAAQRLKWAVRTLKKKKMKLLTLQDALKKMREKTSQIIASVLEEKLKLLPKKQRAAVQACFDAAKRRSLRGYNYNKEWLLECIILRMKSARLYEHLRAHRILVLPSRACLQKYIKGFAAAYGFNTKLLSCLKKKVKDMDEMERHGGIVVDEMKLSAHLDLQSSSNIEGFVDLGKFTDANERHRKADHGLVIMFQPFVGKWTQIIGVFSSSGNVKARLLTKLLVEATILCEQAGLYVDYICCDGAPWNRSMWNILGIRATLNDIQCRVVHPCNKHRFLYFISDFPHLMKCVRNTMMKQVFNTHNGRASWL; from the exons ATGTCAACGACAAAAAAGAAGACGCAACGTTGGTGCTTTGTGCCTGGCTGCAACACTGGATATTATAATTCTTCAGGAGAGAAAGTTTCCCTTTTCCGAGCTCCCACGTGTAGTGTGCTGTTCGACAAATGGATTCGTGCTATTCCAAGAGCGGACAAACAGCTTGACGAGAACTCCGCAGTGTGCGAGAAGCACTTCGACCCAAG atttgtcgtgcGTACGTTCAAACATAGGATTAATGGTGAAGATGTATACATGCCGCGCGCTGTGCCGACCTTAACAAATGACGCCGTGCCGACGATTTTTCCTAATTTGCCTAAATACTTGACGAAAGCTCTGCCCAAGGAGAGAAAGAGACGGAAAAGCGTGGCTGAAAGTGCTGTTTCGAGTAAAAGAATTAGTGTGAACCACGACAATGTCGAAGAAGGCTCAGCGATTGACCATGACGTGATCGTTTCAGAACAGAACGTCATGTTGACCGAACAGCTGCATTCCTTAAGTGCTATGCTTCACCGTCCTAGCGAGTTGTGGTCGATGCAGAAGTTCGAGCAAACGAATGCATTATGCTACCAGACCGCTAAATTGGACAGAGATTTAACACCTCCTGTTATTCacaacaagatagtgttgtttgaagCTGAGGAAGGAGCAGCTGCTCAGTGCAGCATCTTTCTGAACGGGTTCCTATTCAAAAAAAGTGGCTGTCAGACAGTGAGCCAAGCACAGGATCTTCTCAAGTATGCAGACACATTGACACCCTGCGTAGGAATTGGGACAATGGAAGAGTTCCAACCACTGAATTTGGAAAGCAAGGCGAAGCTATCTCAAAATCGTGTCTTCTCCCTTTCTTGCGATGGTTCCTCATCGATTTCGCTACAAG ATGGCTCATCTGGACGTTGTACTGCCTGCAGAAAATGCAGAAACCTTCTGAAGGCTCGTCTGCtccgtctaaaaaaaaaaaagactaagcgGCCACTTGCAAGAACAGCTGCACAACGACTGAAATGGGCTGTTCGtacgttgaagaaaaagaaaatgaagctgcTTACCTTGCAGGATGCCCTGAAGAAGATGCGAGAAAAGACTTCACAAATCATTGCATCTGTGTTAGAGGAAAAG CTGAAACTTCTTCCAAAAAAGCAACGGGCTGCGGTGCAGGCTTGTTTTGACGCTGCCAAACGAAGGTCCTTGCGCGGATATAACTACAATAAAGAATGGCTCCTTGAGTGCATCATCCTCAGAATGAAAAGTGCACGACTGTATGAGCATCTTAGAGCACACAGAATTCTTGTCCTGCCAAGCCGTGCTTGCCTTCAAAAATACATCAAG GGATTCGCTGCTGCTTATGGGTTTAATACCAAACTCCTGAGCTGTCTGAAGAAAAAAGTTAAAGACATGGATGAAATGGAGAGGCATGGGGGCATAGTAGTGGATGAAATGAAACTCTCTGCTCATCTGGACTTGCAGTCGTCCAGCAATATTGAAGGCTTTGTCGACCTCGGCAAGTTTACCGATGCCAATGAAAGACACCGCAAAGCTGACCATGGGCTTGTCATAATGTTCCAACCATTTGTGGGGAAATGGACACAAATCATTG GTGTGTTTTCATCCAGCGGGAACGTAAAAGCCAGGCTGTTGACAAAACTTTTGGTAGAAGCTACAATTTTGTGTGAGCAAGCCGGCCTCTACGTGGATTACATTTGCTGTGATGGTGCGCCCTGGAACAGATCTATGTGGAACATCCTGGGGATACGCGCCACCCTCAATGACATTCAGTGCAGAGTTGTTCATCCGTGCAACAAACACCGATTTTTGTACTTTATATCGGACTTCCCTCACCTCATGAAGTGCGTGAGAAACACAATGATGAAGCAGGTCTTCAACACCCACAACGGAAGGGCAAGTTGGCTCTAA